TGTTACCGGAGGAAGAGGCTATTATCAGGACGAAGGTCGGCCTGTACAGATAATCAAAGAAGGCGACGTTGTAAAAATCCAGCCGGGTGTTAAACATTGGCATGGAGCGGCTCAAAATAGTTGGCTTTCTCATATCGCGATTACAACCAATCCTCAAAAGGGTGAAGTAGAATGGATGGAACCTGTTTCTGATGAATATTATTTGCGACTTAAAATAGAAGAAGAGGCATAATATATAGGGCAAACTTGATTTAGAAGCTTCGTTTTTTAAAATAGTAGCACGGATAGTGCTACTATTTAAAAACCCTTGACTTGGAGTTAGCTCCAAGTATTAAATAATATTGAACATTGGAGGTGAAACTACATGACGATTGCAGAAGTAAGCAAAAAATTTGGCCTTTCACCTGATACATTACGTTATTATGAACGCATTGGACTGATTCCTCGAGTGAAGCGCAATAAAAGCGGAATCAGGGATTATACAGAGGAAGATTGTAGGTGGATTGAATTCATCAAATGTATGCGTAGCGCAGGTGTTCAAGTTGAAGCGCTGATCGAGTATATCGCGCTCTTCCAGCAAGGTGACGAAACCATAGAGGCCAGAAAGCAAATCCTTATTGCGCAACGCGAGCAACTCCTTTCCCGGATTGAGGAAATGAAGAGAGCGCTGGAACGGCTAAATTTTAAAATTGAAGAATATGAAACTAAGCTTGTTCCGGCAGAAAACAAGTTAAAAAGATTGGCACACAACATCTAGTCTATGAAAAGACGGGCTGTTGTGTGATGAGCTCAAGCAGGGCGTACGAGTAGGCCCAAAGGTAGCACCAAGGTTTGGGCTAACGTTGGGCCAAATTTTGGCCTTCGGGAAACAGAAGAGTAGGCCCAAAGGCCCAAAGGTATATATATACCTTGGGGCCTTTGGGCCTACTTTGTGCCTACTCTACTTGGGGTTTGGACTTACGCGGTTTCGGTTACAATTGTATCTTTCTCCCGCTTCCCGACCCAGCGGTAGATTTTGGGTTTCTGCCCCTTACCGCCTTCCTCCGTTATAGGCATGTTCCTGTCCTGAAGCTCCCGGATGTAGCGCCGGACGGTTCTTGAGACACCAACTCACCTTTAAATTTTGTCTGTTCCGGGAATGATTCCGCTAATTCACGGCAATTTTAGTGCAGTGCTTTCATAAAACTTGTAAGATAAGTTACTAAACAAATGTAACAAGTATTCTTGCAATCATTTAAAGTAATGATTACCAAATCAAAAGAATCCTGGTAAAAAGAGTTGGACAAAAAACCTTTAAAAATACCAAGAAGAGAATAAATAAAGCACAGAAGAAGAAGGGAAATTCCTCGACTGTATTTTGCTCAAAGGAGAATACACTGAACTAAGAACCTAACCGTAACATGACAACAACAGCGGAAGAGGTTAAAATAAAGACGGCGATAGAGAGACCGTAAGATTCACGGAATTTTGATGCAAATACCTTTGCCGGAGCAAATTTCTTGTAATGAAATTTTGGCAAGCATACAACCCCGCTAAGATGTAGATGGAGTTAATCCGGAGAACGCATGTGGTTTTAGATCACGAAGGAATTCAGGACGGTCTACAGCGGGATAGGTTGTTTATCAATCAGTCTCCTCTTGGAAAACACTTTGGAAGCTGTTGTCTCCTAACTGTCTAATAGAAAGCGAGGGATGAATATGAATAAACAAACCGTTGAATGGTCGGCCTTTGATATTGCTCATGAAACGTTAACCTATTTAAAACAAGGCCTTAATATGAAGACCGCACAAAAGGTTGCAGAAATTATTCAAAACATTAGTGATGTCGATGCAGTAGCCATTACCGATCAAGAAAAAATCTTAGGATTTGCCGGTGCAGGATGTAAGAACCACCGGCATGGCAGGTCCATTGTTACTAATGCGACTAAAGAAGCGATCGATACCGGAATCTTAAAGGTCATTCAAAATCCAAAAGATTTTAATTGCCCTGTAAGCAATGACTGTACCTGTCCTCTTAAATCAGCTGTAATTGCTCCCCTTTTTTGTGAAGGGGAAGTAATCGGTGCCTTAAAACTGTATCAAGTTAATCAACAAGAAATATCACCAAAGATTATCAAA
The Calderihabitans maritimus DNA segment above includes these coding regions:
- a CDS encoding cupin domain-containing protein, producing MDKTEPRNLGSRIIFPKGQKVTSEYFIERTWVETLVSNDDVFNCAIYNVTFEPGARNNWHKHPGGQILLVTGGRGYYQDEGRPVQIIKEGDVVKIQPGVKHWHGAAQNSWLSHIAITTNPQKGEVEWMEPVSDEYYLRLKIEEEA
- a CDS encoding MerR family transcriptional regulator — translated: MTIAEVSKKFGLSPDTLRYYERIGLIPRVKRNKSGIRDYTEEDCRWIEFIKCMRSAGVQVEALIEYIALFQQGDETIEARKQILIAQREQLLSRIEEMKRALERLNFKIEEYETKLVPAENKLKRLAHNI